The Cupriavidus sp. EM10 genome includes a region encoding these proteins:
- a CDS encoding tripartite tricarboxylate transporter substrate binding protein, with product MRKISIMGKLLAAMLAAGASATGWACGEAGNTRPIKLVVSQQAGGSTDTLARMWAETASKELGTTVLVENKAGAGGVIAAKYVLSQPADGCTLFLAGVSQMVLNKFAYAPLPYKPETDFTPVSVLTTVPFVLVANPQTGFRSLADLVAAARAKPGKINFASSGNGNSTHLVVELFQKNQNIQMTHVPYKGEPDGVVATVGGQTQVMAPVLSTAMPQIRAGKLVPLVLFAPKRLPDLPEVPTASELGLSGLDDLGWMGVAARAGTSPEVVKRLHAASQVFLADKGTLDKLKTMQVVPMPGPSGMLMQMTVRDTAKVQEALGSVDFQSR from the coding sequence ATGAGAAAAATCTCCATCATGGGGAAACTGCTGGCCGCGATGCTCGCAGCGGGTGCATCGGCAACGGGCTGGGCGTGCGGGGAAGCGGGCAACACGCGGCCGATCAAGCTGGTGGTGTCGCAGCAGGCCGGCGGCAGCACCGACACGCTGGCGCGCATGTGGGCGGAGACCGCCTCGAAGGAACTGGGCACCACCGTGCTCGTCGAGAACAAGGCCGGCGCCGGCGGCGTGATCGCGGCCAAGTACGTGCTGTCCCAACCTGCCGACGGGTGCACGCTGTTCCTGGCCGGCGTCTCGCAAATGGTGCTGAACAAGTTCGCCTATGCACCCCTCCCGTACAAGCCCGAGACCGACTTCACCCCGGTGTCGGTGCTGACCACGGTGCCGTTCGTGCTGGTGGCCAATCCGCAGACCGGCTTCCGCTCGCTGGCCGATCTGGTGGCGGCTGCGAGGGCCAAGCCGGGCAAGATCAACTTCGCGTCGTCGGGCAACGGCAATTCCACCCACCTGGTGGTGGAGCTGTTCCAGAAGAACCAGAACATCCAGATGACCCACGTGCCATACAAGGGCGAGCCCGATGGCGTGGTGGCCACCGTCGGCGGCCAGACCCAGGTCATGGCGCCGGTGCTGAGCACGGCCATGCCGCAGATTCGCGCCGGCAAGCTGGTGCCGCTGGTGCTGTTCGCGCCAAAGCGGCTGCCAGACCTGCCGGAGGTGCCGACGGCCTCCGAACTGGGCCTGTCAGGCCTGGATGACCTGGGCTGGATGGGCGTGGCCGCCCGGGCTGGTACATCCCCGGAGGTGGTCAAGCGCCTGCACGCCGCGTCGCAGGTGTTCCTGGCCGACAAGGGCACGCTCGACAAGCTGAAGACCATGCAGGTAGTGCCGATGCCAGGCCCGTCCGGCATGCTGATGCAGATGACCGTGCGCGACACCGCCAAGGTGCAGGAAGCGCTGGGCTCCGTCGACTTCCAGTCCAGGTAA
- a CDS encoding lysozyme inhibitor LprI family protein, whose product MRSADCHAGHAGLFLLQRVLPALLLALGGLFPGSAPAMEFRIYHQPELNRRMVIGEGRIEDGDAGKFQAVARIADRDDEGLVALILNSPGGNVEAAFRLVDAMDKVRVYTIVPDSARCASACASVVFASGERRSVLGSGLLGFHSCYKRQGAALLSDSLCNEIVAANAMQRGVTHAAINRFVTDYDAHDMAWVGRNVVCRSLQGLCKPGRMENRNDSHAALRRSLDCSRLASMASQLVCGDTELARTDKELADLYGRKFASAANRTRIRDDQRAWLRDERNRCSDKACLLRAYRSRIDALKRT is encoded by the coding sequence ATGCGATCTGCCGATTGCCATGCCGGGCACGCCGGGCTTTTCCTGTTGCAGCGCGTGCTGCCAGCGTTGCTGCTGGCCCTTGGAGGCCTCTTTCCCGGCAGCGCGCCGGCCATGGAATTCCGCATCTACCACCAGCCCGAACTGAATCGCCGGATGGTCATTGGCGAGGGCCGCATCGAAGATGGCGACGCCGGCAAGTTCCAGGCCGTTGCCCGGATCGCCGACCGCGATGACGAAGGCCTGGTCGCACTGATCCTGAACAGCCCCGGCGGCAACGTCGAGGCCGCATTCCGGCTCGTCGACGCCATGGACAAGGTGCGTGTGTACACGATCGTGCCGGACAGCGCCCGGTGCGCCTCGGCGTGCGCGTCGGTGGTCTTTGCTTCCGGAGAGCGCCGCAGCGTCCTTGGCTCCGGGCTGCTGGGCTTCCACAGCTGCTACAAGCGCCAGGGCGCCGCCCTGCTGTCAGATTCCCTGTGCAACGAGATCGTCGCGGCAAACGCGATGCAACGGGGCGTCACACATGCCGCCATCAACCGCTTCGTGACGGACTATGACGCGCACGACATGGCCTGGGTCGGCCGCAACGTCGTGTGCCGGTCGCTGCAAGGGCTGTGCAAGCCCGGGCGCATGGAGAATCGCAACGACTCCCACGCGGCACTGAGGCGCAGTCTCGACTGCAGCAGGCTGGCGTCGATGGCATCGCAACTGGTATGCGGTGACACCGAACTCGCGAGAACCGACAAGGAACTCGCCGACCTGTACGGCCGCAAGTTCGCGTCGGCTGCCAACAGGACGCGTATCCGCGACGACCAGCGGGCCTGGCTACGCGACGAGCGCAACCGGTGCAGCGACAAGGCCTGCCTGCTGCGCGCCTACCGCAGCCGGATCGACGCATTGAAACGAACCTGA
- a CDS encoding 4-carboxy-4-hydroxy-2-oxoadipate aldolase/oxaloacetate decarboxylase, with amino-acid sequence MRNVAYRNILRAEARDIESLGKSGVATVHEAQRRTGLMKPYLRPIQSGMAIAGSAVTALMHPGDNWMIHVAVEMIQPGDVLVVALTSDCTDGVFGDLLATSLKARGARGLILDAGCRDVSTLVAMGFPVWSRAVSAQGAVKETVGAVNVPVVFAGAQVRPGDVIVADDDGVVVVARPHAADIARKAAEREALETAKRDKLASGVLGVDMYNMRPGLADKGLVYLDQTVDWYSGADEA; translated from the coding sequence ATGAGAAACGTTGCCTATCGCAACATCCTGCGCGCCGAGGCGCGCGATATCGAATCGCTGGGCAAGTCCGGCGTGGCCACGGTGCACGAGGCCCAGCGCCGCACCGGCCTGATGAAGCCGTATCTGCGCCCGATCCAGTCGGGCATGGCCATCGCCGGCAGCGCCGTGACGGCCCTGATGCATCCGGGCGACAACTGGATGATCCACGTGGCCGTGGAAATGATCCAGCCCGGCGACGTGCTGGTGGTGGCGCTGACCAGCGATTGCACGGACGGCGTGTTCGGCGACCTGCTGGCCACGTCGCTGAAGGCGCGCGGCGCGCGTGGCCTGATTCTCGACGCGGGCTGCCGTGACGTGTCGACGCTCGTTGCGATGGGCTTCCCGGTGTGGTCCCGCGCGGTGTCGGCGCAAGGCGCCGTCAAGGAAACCGTGGGTGCGGTCAATGTGCCGGTGGTGTTTGCGGGCGCGCAGGTGCGTCCGGGCGACGTGATCGTCGCGGACGACGACGGGGTGGTCGTGGTGGCGCGTCCGCACGCGGCCGACATCGCCCGCAAGGCCGCCGAACGCGAGGCGCTGGAGACAGCCAAGCGCGACAAGCTGGCGTCCGGCGTGCTGGGCGTGGACATGTACAACATGCGCCCCGGCCTGGCCGACAAGGGCCTGGTCTACCTGGACCAGACCGTGGACTGGTACAGCGGCGCCGACGAGGCGTGA
- a CDS encoding methyl-accepting chemotaxis protein — protein MTVFQRIMSAFAVVLAMTCAMGGFALFELGRVGDAARDIKDNWMPSVRHSLEMKSQLNAYRTSEMQHVLSASEEEFRRYEALMGTQLDAFREAEKVFASLLATEAERLTYREMTALMTQYLAVHDKLLALSRGGDRQGAVTMLRGESFQVRSQLEASLDKAVKLNVAGSEASGRHVEEVFASARNLMIGALLTMAVLVVVLALMLARGLVRQLGGEPAYAARVAGEVAAGNLALEVVLKPGDTSSMLHAMNRMRLTLADIVHHIKSSSEAVAAASGQIAQGNVDLSQRTEEQASALEQTAASIEELAVTVRQNADNAGHADKLAQSASSLAEKGGQVVGNVVNTMGDISKSSGRIVDIISVIEGIAFQTNILALNAAVEAARAGEQGRGFAVVAGEVRSLAQRSASAAKEIKELIEGSVSKVREGSSLVDSAGQTMHEIVEAVRQVSQLVADISAASTEQTSGIEQVNAAVTQIDAVTQQNAALVEEAAAAATALDEQSRSLLSSVAVFRLAERRGQSRAGDVQGFARGGVPALA, from the coding sequence ATGACCGTCTTCCAACGCATCATGTCGGCCTTCGCGGTCGTGCTTGCGATGACATGCGCCATGGGCGGCTTCGCACTGTTCGAACTCGGACGCGTTGGCGATGCCGCGCGCGATATCAAGGACAACTGGATGCCGTCGGTGCGCCATTCCCTTGAGATGAAGAGCCAGCTGAACGCCTATCGCACTTCCGAGATGCAGCACGTGCTGTCAGCCTCGGAAGAAGAATTCCGCCGCTACGAGGCCCTGATGGGCACTCAGCTCGACGCCTTCCGCGAAGCCGAGAAGGTCTTCGCCAGCCTGCTGGCCACGGAAGCCGAGCGGCTCACATACCGCGAGATGACGGCCCTGATGACGCAGTACCTGGCCGTGCATGACAAGCTGCTGGCGCTGTCGCGCGGCGGCGACCGCCAGGGCGCGGTCACCATGCTGCGCGGCGAATCGTTCCAGGTGCGCAGCCAGCTGGAAGCCAGCCTCGACAAGGCCGTCAAGCTCAACGTGGCCGGCTCGGAAGCCAGCGGCAGGCACGTGGAGGAAGTCTTTGCCTCGGCGCGCAACCTGATGATCGGCGCGCTGCTGACGATGGCAGTGCTGGTCGTCGTGCTGGCCCTGATGCTGGCGCGCGGCCTGGTGCGCCAGCTGGGCGGCGAGCCGGCCTACGCGGCGCGGGTTGCCGGCGAGGTGGCCGCCGGCAACCTCGCGCTGGAAGTCGTACTGAAGCCGGGCGATACGTCCAGCATGCTGCATGCGATGAACCGCATGCGCCTGACGCTGGCCGATATCGTCCATCACATCAAGTCGTCCAGCGAAGCGGTGGCCGCTGCTTCGGGCCAGATTGCCCAGGGCAACGTGGACCTGTCGCAACGCACCGAGGAGCAGGCGTCAGCGCTGGAGCAGACCGCCGCCAGCATCGAGGAACTGGCCGTGACCGTCAGGCAGAACGCCGACAATGCCGGCCATGCCGACAAGCTGGCGCAGAGCGCATCGTCGCTGGCCGAGAAGGGCGGCCAGGTGGTGGGCAACGTGGTCAACACCATGGGCGATATCTCGAAGAGTTCGGGTCGCATCGTCGACATCATCAGCGTGATCGAGGGCATCGCGTTCCAGACCAATATCCTGGCCCTGAACGCTGCCGTGGAAGCGGCCCGAGCGGGCGAGCAGGGGCGTGGCTTTGCCGTGGTGGCCGGGGAAGTGCGTTCGCTGGCCCAGCGCAGTGCGTCGGCCGCCAAGGAGATCAAGGAGCTGATCGAAGGCTCGGTCAGCAAGGTGCGGGAAGGCTCGTCGCTGGTCGACAGCGCCGGCCAGACGATGCACGAGATCGTGGAGGCCGTGCGGCAGGTGTCGCAACTGGTGGCCGATATCTCGGCGGCCTCCACGGAACAGACCAGCGGCATCGAGCAGGTGAACGCGGCCGTGACGCAGATCGACGCCGTGACGCAGCAGAACGCCGCGCTGGTGGAAGAGGCGGCGGCCGCGGCCACGGCGCTTGACGAGCAGAGCCGCAGCCTGCTGTCGTCGGTGGCGGTGTTCCGGCTGGCGGAGCGCCGGGGCCAGTCGCGCGCTGGCGACGTCCAAGGCTTTGCCCGTGGCGGCGTGCCCGCGCTGGCCTGA
- a CDS encoding PIG-L deacetylase family protein — translation MSQPRSKQPSILVVSAHAADFVWRAGGAIALYAERGYHVRIVCLSFGERGESAKMWRQPGMTIERVKAARLEEAQRAADILGGTLECFDLGDYPLRVPDAALLRLADIYREIRPELVLSHSREDIYNFDHPLATHVAQEARVIAQAHGYKPEVPVIGAPPVFLFEPHQPEQCNWKPDVLLDISSVWEKKQRAFTTMAAQEHLWEYYTRVALQRGAQATRNSDSKIQYGEGYARVFPQVTEVLA, via the coding sequence ATGTCCCAACCCCGATCCAAGCAGCCGTCGATCCTGGTGGTGAGCGCGCATGCGGCCGACTTTGTCTGGCGCGCGGGCGGTGCGATTGCCCTTTACGCCGAACGCGGCTACCACGTGCGCATCGTTTGCCTGTCGTTCGGCGAACGTGGCGAATCGGCCAAGATGTGGCGCCAGCCGGGCATGACCATCGAGCGCGTCAAGGCGGCGCGCCTGGAAGAAGCACAGCGCGCCGCCGACATCCTGGGCGGCACGCTGGAATGCTTCGACCTGGGCGACTACCCGTTGCGCGTGCCCGACGCCGCGCTGCTGCGGCTGGCCGATATCTACCGCGAGATTCGCCCGGAGCTGGTGCTGAGCCATTCGCGCGAGGACATCTACAACTTCGACCACCCGCTGGCCACGCACGTGGCGCAGGAAGCGCGGGTCATCGCCCAGGCGCACGGCTACAAGCCCGAGGTACCGGTGATCGGCGCGCCGCCGGTGTTCCTGTTCGAGCCGCACCAGCCCGAGCAGTGCAACTGGAAGCCCGACGTGCTGCTGGATATCTCGTCGGTCTGGGAAAAGAAGCAGCGCGCGTTCACGACCATGGCCGCGCAGGAACACCTGTGGGAGTACTACACGCGGGTGGCCCTGCAGCGCGGTGCGCAGGCGACGCGCAATTCGGACAGCAAGATTCAGTACGGCGAGGGCTATGCCCGCGTCTTCCCGCAAGTGACGGAGGTGCTGGCATGA
- a CDS encoding LysR family transcriptional regulator, which yields MLQSPDTVAWARRLRMRHLESFLVLHEAGTLTLAAQRLHMTQSAMSHWLGEMEDLVGTKLVLRGKQMKLTAAGEAVRKLALRVLGEVGRTNAELLSLAKGDVARVHIGSVTAGIAHLIPRAVLAFQARHADVSFQVTEGVFNALLSGLEEREYDLVVGSIDVRAYGQHLEHEVLFADDIAIVVGPGHPLATAKSVSWVDVFGFPWLMPPRDTLMRVRLENTLLERGGAGIKPKIETGSIVVLESVLRGSSYVGVCSAAMAAHLQSRALVSILPLADVGSFGPVGVVWRRGGADEMLLDFVSLLRSEAGQIGG from the coding sequence ATGTTGCAGTCCCCGGACACCGTGGCGTGGGCGCGCCGGTTGCGGATGCGCCACCTGGAATCGTTCCTGGTCCTGCATGAGGCCGGCACCCTGACGCTGGCCGCCCAGCGGCTGCACATGACGCAGTCGGCCATGTCGCACTGGCTGGGCGAGATGGAGGATCTGGTCGGCACGAAACTGGTACTGCGCGGCAAGCAGATGAAGCTGACGGCGGCCGGCGAGGCGGTGCGCAAGCTGGCGCTGCGGGTGCTGGGCGAGGTGGGGCGGACCAATGCCGAACTGCTGTCGCTGGCCAAGGGCGACGTGGCGCGGGTGCATATCGGCAGTGTCACGGCCGGCATCGCCCATCTGATTCCCCGGGCCGTGCTGGCCTTTCAGGCGCGGCACGCCGATGTGTCGTTCCAGGTCACGGAGGGCGTGTTCAACGCGCTGCTGAGCGGCCTGGAGGAGCGCGAGTACGACCTGGTGGTGGGATCGATCGATGTCCGCGCCTACGGCCAGCATCTGGAGCACGAGGTGCTGTTTGCCGACGACATTGCCATCGTGGTCGGCCCCGGCCACCCGCTCGCCACGGCAAAGAGTGTGAGCTGGGTAGATGTGTTCGGCTTTCCGTGGCTGATGCCGCCGCGCGATACGCTGATGCGGGTGCGGCTGGAAAATACCTTGCTGGAGCGCGGGGGCGCCGGCATCAAGCCGAAGATCGAGACCGGATCGATCGTGGTGCTGGAGTCGGTGTTGCGCGGGAGTTCCTATGTCGGGGTCTGTTCGGCGGCCATGGCGGCCCATCTGCAGAGCCGCGCGCTGGTCTCGATCCTGCCGCTGGCCGATGTCGGATCGTTCGGCCCCGTGGGTGTGGTGTGGCGGCGCGGCGGCGCCGACGAGATGTTGCTCGATTTCGTTTCCCTGCTGCGCAGCGAGGCCGGGCAGATAGGCGGATAG
- the ggt gene encoding gamma-glutamyltransferase, which translates to MTNPGMVVCPQPEAAESGVEILKTGGNAVDAAVACALAQTVVDPLMCGIAGFGTGAVYMRDARAHEYFDFHATAPASARPDMWADLLEGEARDGFGFFIKDRLNDIGYQSIATPGTLRGLEAMHSAYGRLPWREVVAPAIAWARDGYLVRPGMHAFWMDEATLGRASNRERLAYSELGRRIYCREDGWPRPIGAPIVNTDMADVLDVIAREGADAFYQGSIADAIVADMQANGGLLGRQDLSDYRVIRQKPLFGRYRDRVIATNQPPGGGAMLLEMLHALEQFDLAAMPHNSPEYMRIVCEVMKQATVDKDIHLGDPAFVDIPLDRLLSAERAAQTAAAVRAHEKVSVTRVNPGHAVPRDTTHLSVVDGDGNCVSLTHSLAMPSGVITSGLGFLYNGCMGVFDPRPGRAGSIAPGKRRFTSSCPTIVFRNDQPEIVLGAPGGTQIAMGVLQVILNAVDHGMPIQEAVSAPRFSSTSNAIDVCNRIPRAVCRQLEQQGYEVIRNPYNYTIGWVHAVHVDGTTLRGGADPGRDGVAYSTDSLM; encoded by the coding sequence ATGACGAATCCTGGAATGGTGGTCTGCCCGCAGCCGGAAGCGGCCGAGTCGGGCGTCGAGATCCTGAAGACCGGCGGCAACGCCGTGGATGCCGCCGTGGCCTGCGCGCTGGCGCAGACCGTGGTCGATCCGCTGATGTGCGGCATCGCAGGCTTCGGCACCGGCGCGGTCTACATGCGCGACGCCAGGGCCCACGAATACTTCGACTTCCACGCCACGGCCCCGGCCAGCGCACGGCCAGACATGTGGGCCGACCTGCTCGAAGGCGAGGCCCGCGACGGCTTCGGCTTCTTCATCAAGGACCGGCTGAACGACATCGGCTACCAGTCGATTGCCACGCCCGGCACGCTGCGCGGCCTGGAGGCGATGCACTCGGCCTACGGCCGCCTGCCGTGGCGCGAGGTGGTGGCACCGGCCATCGCCTGGGCGCGCGACGGCTATTTGGTGCGGCCCGGCATGCATGCGTTCTGGATGGACGAGGCCACGCTGGGCCGCGCCAGCAATCGCGAGCGGCTGGCCTACAGCGAATTGGGGCGGCGCATCTACTGCCGCGAGGACGGCTGGCCGCGGCCCATCGGAGCGCCCATCGTCAACACCGACATGGCCGACGTGCTGGACGTGATCGCCCGCGAAGGCGCCGACGCGTTCTACCAGGGATCGATTGCCGACGCCATCGTCGCCGACATGCAGGCCAACGGCGGCCTGCTGGGCCGGCAGGACCTGTCGGACTACCGCGTGATCCGCCAGAAGCCGCTGTTCGGCCGCTATCGCGACCGCGTCATCGCCACCAACCAGCCGCCGGGCGGCGGTGCGATGCTGCTGGAGATGCTGCACGCGCTGGAGCAGTTCGACCTGGCCGCGATGCCGCACAACTCGCCCGAGTACATGCGCATCGTCTGCGAGGTCATGAAGCAGGCCACCGTCGACAAGGACATCCACCTGGGCGACCCCGCCTTTGTCGATATCCCGCTCGACCGCCTGCTGTCGGCCGAGCGCGCCGCGCAGACCGCCGCCGCCGTGCGTGCCCATGAGAAGGTGTCGGTCACGCGCGTCAACCCCGGGCACGCGGTGCCGCGCGATACCACGCACCTGTCGGTGGTCGATGGCGACGGCAACTGCGTGTCGCTGACCCATTCGCTGGCCATGCCGTCGGGCGTCATCACGTCCGGCCTCGGGTTCCTGTACAACGGCTGCATGGGCGTGTTCGATCCCCGGCCGGGCCGCGCCGGCAGCATCGCGCCGGGCAAGCGCCGCTTTACGTCGTCGTGCCCGACCATCGTGTTCCGCAACGACCAGCCGGAAATCGTGCTGGGCGCGCCCGGCGGCACGCAGATCGCGATGGGCGTGCTGCAGGTGATCCTGAATGCCGTGGACCATGGCATGCCGATCCAGGAAGCCGTATCGGCCCCGCGCTTCTCGTCGACCAGCAATGCCATCGACGTGTGCAACCGCATTCCGCGCGCGGTGTGCCGGCAGCTGGAACAGCAGGGCTACGAGGTGATCCGCAACCCGTACAACTACACAATTGGATGGGTGCACGCGGTACATGTCGACGGCACCACGCTGCGCGGTGGCGCCGACCCGGGGCGGGATGGCGTGGCGTACTCGACCGACTCGCTGATGTAA
- a CDS encoding LysR substrate-binding domain-containing protein — MELRQLQYFVRVVELGSMSRAALELDMVQSAVSQQISRLESELATRLLRRTPQGVTPTEAGLAFFHEAQLTLRHAEQARRAAHQARLSGAVSVGLAPTTASVIGVPLIRAMRERYPDVRLHIVESLSGHLTAMLNARQLDLAVLFGTHAARRWTVLPLLEETLFLIQSRQTLPQGKADPPAQRTMADLADVPLIMPTGVHGLRSTFDAAFARAKVAPRVVQEVDSLAMLMEAVDMGFGATLQPWAAVGRYPDAETRFHLAQIDDPQAGRQNLLCSLSDDELSPAALALRVVLADTARGLVRSGEWRGARLLDS; from the coding sequence ATGGAATTGCGCCAGCTTCAGTATTTCGTGCGGGTGGTCGAGCTGGGCAGCATGAGCCGTGCCGCGCTGGAACTCGACATGGTGCAGTCGGCGGTCAGCCAGCAAATCAGCCGCCTGGAGAGCGAACTTGCCACCCGCCTGCTGCGCCGCACGCCGCAGGGCGTGACCCCCACCGAGGCCGGCCTGGCCTTTTTCCACGAAGCCCAGCTGACGCTGCGGCACGCCGAGCAGGCGCGTCGCGCCGCGCATCAGGCTCGCCTGTCCGGCGCGGTCAGCGTGGGCCTGGCGCCGACCACGGCGTCGGTGATCGGCGTGCCGCTGATTCGCGCGATGCGCGAGCGCTACCCCGACGTGCGGCTGCATATCGTCGAAAGCCTGTCGGGCCACCTGACCGCGATGCTCAACGCGCGCCAGCTCGACCTGGCCGTGCTGTTCGGCACCCACGCCGCCCGCCGCTGGACGGTGCTGCCGCTGCTGGAGGAAACGCTGTTCCTGATCCAGTCGCGCCAGACGCTGCCCCAGGGCAAGGCCGACCCCCCGGCGCAGCGCACGATGGCCGATCTGGCCGACGTGCCGCTGATCATGCCAACCGGCGTGCACGGTCTGCGCAGCACCTTCGACGCCGCATTCGCCCGCGCCAAGGTCGCGCCGCGCGTGGTCCAGGAGGTGGATTCCCTGGCCATGCTGATGGAAGCGGTGGACATGGGCTTCGGCGCCACGCTGCAGCCGTGGGCGGCGGTGGGGCGCTATCCCGACGCCGAAACGCGTTTTCACCTGGCGCAGATCGACGATCCGCAGGCGGGGCGGCAGAACCTGCTCTGCAGCCTGTCCGACGACGAACTGTCGCCGGCGGCGCTGGCCCTGCGCGTGGTGCTGGCCGACACGGCGCGCGGCCTGGTGCGTTCGGGCGAGTGGCGCGGGGCGCGGCTGCTGGATAGCTAG
- a CDS encoding ABC transporter ATP-binding protein: MLGAAGLLSAAQLLRLTMPWLAAQAINALQQGQMEVAGRWIVYLIGIYLLSWLLHGPGRVLERNVGVRVRERLSDLLYARIASAPLAWRDGRHSGELQHRVVQSSRALSDFAQNQFGYLQSAFNFVGPIVALALLSPTSGVIAVTGYVVVALIILRFDRTLMQLARAENDAERRYAAALLDFVGNAGTVIGLRLQAASRKLLDHRMAAVMAPLRRAVVVNEGKWFAVDLLGMGLTWILVVVYVLQERQPGQAVLLGTVFMIYQYAQQAATVVGAMASNFQSFARMHTDYGSAEPIWATPGDPDAAVPAVIPDAPWQTLELRGATWRYADDARGGLHGIDLQLRRGARVALIGPSGGGKSTLLRALAGLYRPQHGELRRDGMAEDWIELRALATLIPQEAEVFEASVEENLTFGEPADAAALHAAVHTGVFDEVLQRMPDGLASPLSERGANLSGGQRQRLALARGALAAQGSSLLLLDEPTSALDPQAEARVFDRMFAAFPSACIVASVHRPSLLARFDTIVVVETGRVVDAGPRDEVLARRGG, from the coding sequence ATGCTGGGCGCGGCCGGCCTGTTGTCGGCGGCCCAGTTGCTGCGGCTGACCATGCCATGGCTGGCCGCGCAGGCCATCAACGCGCTGCAGCAGGGCCAGATGGAAGTGGCCGGCCGCTGGATCGTCTACCTGATCGGCATCTACCTGCTGTCGTGGCTGCTGCATGGCCCGGGCCGGGTGCTGGAGCGCAACGTGGGCGTGCGGGTGCGCGAGCGGCTGTCCGATCTGCTTTACGCGCGCATTGCATCGGCGCCGCTGGCGTGGCGCGATGGCCGGCACTCGGGCGAGCTGCAGCACCGCGTGGTGCAGTCCAGCCGGGCGCTGTCCGACTTCGCGCAGAACCAGTTCGGCTATCTGCAGAGCGCGTTCAACTTCGTGGGGCCGATCGTCGCGCTGGCCCTGCTGTCGCCTACCAGTGGCGTGATCGCGGTCACCGGCTACGTGGTCGTCGCGCTGATTATCCTGCGGTTCGACCGCACCCTGATGCAGCTGGCCCGCGCCGAGAATGACGCGGAGCGTCGCTATGCCGCCGCGCTGCTGGACTTCGTCGGCAACGCCGGCACGGTGATCGGCCTGCGGCTGCAGGCCGCGTCGCGCAAGCTGCTGGACCATCGCATGGCGGCCGTGATGGCGCCGCTGCGCCGCGCGGTGGTGGTCAACGAAGGCAAATGGTTTGCCGTCGACCTGCTGGGCATGGGCCTGACGTGGATCCTGGTGGTGGTGTACGTGCTGCAGGAGCGCCAGCCGGGCCAGGCCGTGCTGCTGGGCACGGTGTTCATGATCTACCAGTATGCGCAGCAGGCCGCGACGGTGGTGGGCGCGATGGCGTCCAACTTCCAGAGCTTCGCGCGCATGCATACCGATTACGGCAGCGCCGAGCCGATCTGGGCGACACCCGGCGATCCCGACGCGGCGGTGCCGGCCGTGATTCCCGACGCGCCCTGGCAGACGCTGGAGCTGCGCGGCGCCACCTGGCGCTACGCCGACGATGCCCGCGGCGGCTTGCACGGCATCGACCTGCAACTGCGGCGCGGCGCGCGCGTTGCGCTGATCGGCCCCAGCGGCGGCGGCAAGAGCACGCTGCTGCGGGCGCTGGCGGGCCTCTACCGTCCGCAGCACGGCGAACTGCGCCGCGACGGCATGGCGGAGGACTGGATCGAACTGCGCGCGCTGGCCACGCTGATTCCGCAGGAAGCGGAGGTGTTCGAGGCCAGCGTGGAAGAAAACCTGACCTTCGGCGAGCCGGCCGATGCAGCGGCGCTGCACGCCGCCGTGCATACGGGCGTGTTCGACGAGGTGCTGCAGCGCATGCCCGATGGCCTGGCCAGCCCGCTCAGCGAGCGCGGCGCCAACCTCTCCGGCGGCCAGCGGCAGCGGCTGGCCCTGGCGCGGGGCGCCCTGGCCGCGCAGGGCAGTTCGCTGCTGCTGCTCGACGAACCGACCAGCGCGCTCGATCCCCAGGCCGAAGCCCGCGTGTTCGACCGCATGTTCGCGGCCTTCCCGTCGGCGTGCATCGTCGCGTCGGTACATCGACCCAGCCTGCTGGCGCGGTTCGACACCATCGTCGTGGTCGAGACCGGCCGGGTGGTCGATGCCGGACCGCGAGACGAGGTGCTGGCAAGGCGCGGCGGCTGA